The following is a genomic window from Plectropomus leopardus isolate mb chromosome 3, YSFRI_Pleo_2.0, whole genome shotgun sequence.
CCTTTCAGTACTTTTAACTATTTCAAGCGTTTAtcttactttacttttactgtttattcACTACTTTAAGCTAACGGTTTCAACTGTTTATCCATTGCTTTAAGCTAACGGTTTCAACCGTTTATCCATTCCATTTTGGTATGTTAACTGTTTATGgtacttttagctaactatttccactttaaagttAACATAGTTGGCTAAAACTAACATACAATTTTTTCCATTGCTTTTAGCTTCCAGTTTTTTAGCTATTTCAGTTGTTCATCCatcatttttaactatttactATTTTAACCACTGATCTGTTAATTTAGCAAACTATTTCAGAGTTTATTCGTTACTGTTAGCCAAcagtttcagacatttttttgctacttttaagGAGGaattttatctgtttatccGGGACACTTAGCTAACACGTTCAACTACTTGTCCATTACTTTAAGAATAACTATCTCAACCATTTATCTGTTACTTTTAGCTAGCTCAACCAATTTTCTGTTCCCAATACCAGACTATTTAGACTGTTTATctgttacatttacttttcatAGCTTAACTTTCAGCTAACTAGTTTAACTGTTTATCCATAACATCTAGATAACTATTTCATCTGTGTATCCATTCCTTTTAGCTAATGGTTTTAACCAATCAGCAGTTTCTTTTAGCCAACACTTTATCAACAGTTTTCTCTGTTACTAGCTAACAGTTTCAACTTACCTTaactattttaatcatttatccgttacttttagctaactacTTCAGCTGTCATTTTTAGTTATCACGCCCATTTATCTGTTATCCTTACCAAACTACTTAGACTGTAGACTATCTCTAAAATGTAGGTATTTTTACGGTTTGTAGTTTAACGTTGGCTAACTGTTTATCTCAACAGTTTCATCCGTTTATCCATTTGTTTTAGCCAACACTTTAAACCTTTTCAACAGTCTATGTGTTATCGTGGGAAACTCTGTATGTCCGAGTATACGTCACCACCTGACCAGTGTTTGTGGTGAATTGTGGGTAATAATGGTGTCGGTAAAGAAAGAGGCGAGTCGGTGGCGGTCGACACTTAAAGTGCTTTATTTCCTCTGGAGGAGATGCGACCTGTGAGTGATCTAGTGGTCATGGTGAAAGAAGCTTCTTCACATTTTTCTAAACTAATAATCGACCTTTGGCCtcgcccccctcccctcccctcccccaccccctccaccaACATGTTTTAGAAACAGAGACATGCAACAGAAAAGATCTTCACATAAAACCTTTCAGGTTCTCCACCACAGAACGTGTTAAGTACCTCctccttaaaaaatgtacagtattaaaagttaatttactaaatgtttttctttgactcattttctgctttgatATATTAGGATATATTTTGAGGAATCAACAGTAAAGAGTAATCTCATTAAGTGAATATATCTAAATGATTTGATTTATAATTAGGCATGTTGTGGTCAAGGTAACTGGATATTCatatcataaacatttgattcacacagttaaaagtacaaaataaaaagccagaAGCTTAGAAACATGAAAACGTTTGTGAGAGGATGAGCCGAGTCCTGAGCGACTCCGACTCCGTAGAGACCAGAAACTGACGAcgacgacgatgatgatgatgatgatgatgatgagtttGAGGTTGagctgttttcacagtttggCTGAGGATGAAACAAATGAGCTGAAGAAACATCGAGGAGGAAAAGTCGGATTCTCAGCGGTGAGTTCGTTTAAATCCGCAGTTTGTCTAAACTTTTAGATTCAGTTTGATTGTGAATTCCAAATCTTGTCAAAGATGTCAGAGTAAACACTGAGGAGCTGAATCTGACAGGGTTCATACACGTTTTTACCAGCACAAATCTGAATGACCAAACTTTCTCTGAAACAACAAGTGCTGCTCCTTATCGGCTCTTTTCGTTGCTATataactgcttttttaaattcattttattctggttcatcaaaaatgttagcttttaaaactcattttaaagaaaaaatggggGATATATTTTATCTTGAGAAAcgtttgatgatttttaaagaaaacatgtcgaacagaaattatcgttggattCTCAAAGTCCCAATAGACCTTGGACATGTGTtgttatacaggtttgtgaaactaaattccatgacatttccaaaactttcaaggcatattcagttttcaaaaactttgctatttgcaaatgttttgaaTGACTGTATGAACCCTGTCTGATGACGTCTGAAGAACTTCAGAGGTTTTTTCAGGTCTGTCGTCACATTTTCCTGTTGATAATTCATCTGATTTCAGTTTTTGAACCTGATAAAGGGAACAGTCTTTGGTTCACAGTAATTGtgttcaggttaaaaaaaacaaacaaacttggaTGCGACTTTTCCGTCTTTCTAGGTTCCTCCGGCAGAACCGGACCAGAACAGACCGGAGCAGACCGGCTGCTCTGGAAGCAGCGTTTGTTTGAGTTGAACTGgcttgaaatgaaaacaaaaagctaCAGTCAGTGCAGAGAGACGAGACAGAGTACTGAGGACCGGACCGGACCGGACCGGACCAGTTCAGACTGGTTTAGGAGGTTTGTAACATGACAGGGAGCATTCAGAAATTACTGGTGACCAAACTAACCGACCTAGTTCAGTCTGTCGAAGCGTTGCTTTCAGAGCTGGGCAACACGTCCACGTTTCACTTCAGAACTCGTGAAAATCAGGTTTCAGGATTCCTGTTTGAATTTAGTGAATCCTGATAAACTCACGAGTACAAAGCCAGATTTCTGCCGTGATTTCTCAAATCCTGTGACGAGAAATCCGCttcacaattttcttttttttaagtttagtgtTTGAATATAAGCAGCTAAATCGTTCAAATGCAGCGATAAATTCACAACAAGTTCTTTAATAAACTTCGATGTTTGAGGCCCAGTTTTTCATGTCGAATTAGATCatccttattttctgttttgcatgTGATGAGATATTCCTGACGTTTGGCTGATGGtcaaattaagaaagaaaataagttgGTTTCTGTTTTGCATGTGATGAGATATTCCTGACGTTTGGCTGATGGtcaaattaagaaagaaaataagttggttaatatatatatatatatatatatatatgtatatatgaataatttgggaaaaaaaactaaaccagGAACATGTTGCACCTTTGCCCGTTTTTAACCAAAGTGTTTCTAGTTCGTGCACAGAGATGATTTATTACTGCTAACATGAGCTCAGTGAGCTAATGACTCACTTACATTatagagtaaaagtacaatgaAATATCTGACCTGTGTAACTTTGCTGTAAACCCTCAGTTACTAAATATTACGCTAATAACGCCTGTTAGCATAGCATGATCAGATATTTCCTAAACTTTGTAAATGGCATATTTTCTGTAGAAATCACGATGTGCAAATTTTACAGTTGCCTTGTGTAGAGATGAAATACTTCAATTATTATCTCTACATGTGTGAGATTTCTAAATGTGGATGGGGTTTGTGGGGTTTTGACGTGTTTATGTGAACAGCAAACTACATCTGTCTTTGTAGTTATAAACAGGatgttttttcccttgtttttttttgccatttaaagAAACCAATTGTGggatattttttcttcaaacaaatttgacagttttcaaagaaaaatgttatcaCAGCCTGAAAGTGTAATAACAGAGGTTATTGtcggattttcacatttccaacagtccttgaacacatcgcACATTATACAGACTGATGAAACCAAATTGcctgacttttccaaaaaacttCCAGGTAGAATTTCAGTGAATAtctgccagccaatcagagagcagtaTTTTGTGTTGTGGGGTGCATTGTAGAGGCCTCGTGGTTGCTGGTTTTTGTCCCATGTTGCCCAGCCCTGTTTTTTGTGCCCTCTGCAGTGACTCGCAGGGATTGTTACCTGCTGCTGTTGAGATTATTTACAGGTGAGTTTGATTTCTGCGACATGTAGCTCGCACTGAGGTTTAGCTGTTAGCATTCTGCTACGTAGGGAAAGGTAAACGTCCGATTCACTGAACAAAAGAAAGAGTCTGTATACCTGATAGTTCCTGGTTTAGCCTGAAGAGtgagtgcggcggcggcggcggcaaCGGCGGGATCTTGTCGGGACTCTTGAGTCCAGCCGGCCGGAGTGAGGACAGAGCCGCTGGCTTCACTTGCATAAAAAATTTACCGTCCACTGAGAATCTGATTCACAGCTCCGTAGAAAAACAGTAACAGCCGATCCGTGTGCTACCTGCCTACCTACCTAACATCTTAACTCCTAGCTTACTTACATTAttcatatgcaaaaaaaaaaaccctcttagTAGTTTAAATATGTCTGATAATATGTGATTTTTATATTGTTCAGTTTAtataaaaagtctgtttttgatCCCGTGTCTCTCTGATAAGTGCTGAAGTTGTTTTGGAGGGCCAAAGCGGCCACCTCGTCTTTCCTTTGGCTGCCAGGTGGTCCGTCCTGCTCCCACCGCCCGGCAGGTGAACTGGTTTAGTTTTAGTCCAGCTCCGAGGCCTGGCTCCTACATCCATCTGGTCTGACGGGGTCCTCAACCCGTCGTTACCCGATCAATCACCCCGTCTGAACCGTCTGCCGTGACGACGCGTTAACTCTGCTGCACGTCTGCAACGGTACTCGGTACAGAAGAGGCAGGTTGCAGTAAAAATACGAGTAGAACGAGTAAGAATGCTACTCTGGAGAAGCTAACAACCTagcaagctaacgttagccagaGAATTTGAGTCAACATATCAGCATAGAGCTAGGCTAGTTTCcacctgcttccagtctttgtgctaagctaggctaaacATATCCTGGACCTACCACTGAAAGGAAAATAAACCCATATCCGGTGAAAACACTTTCCATCGTAAAAACACTTGAGttttctgcagattttaaacacttttaaatagATGTCAGCAGACCAATGTTAGCTTATTGGCTCACATacattagcttttaaaaatggaGGTTTGTGATTAATTAAAGCCAGTAAAATACAATAGGACATAATGACTAAGCAAAAACATTAGTTAGATGGCAAGCTAATGCTGGCGTAACTGCTTACACACATTAGCTTTTAAAAGTTGAGGTCTGAGgattaaatttaacatttcagagccagtaaaaaacaactggacACAACGAGTGAGCAGAAAATCTGTTCACTTGCAGGCTAATGTTAGCATAACAGCTAACGCCTAGCTTAATTGATAGATTGATGATTGCCTGTGTATTTCTCTCAGGAATAATGTTCATCAACAGCAACCAAAAAGttgacaaataaatacaatgacaAGTCAAAAGCATTAGTTAGCTTTTTAGCTAATTTCAATCTTTTGTGTCTGCCTCAGGACAATGAAGCCAACTAAAATGATGTTGGTTTTATTAGCTCACAAAGTTTACCTCTTATGGGGTGGAATTAATTTTGCTGTGAGAACAATGAGTTAGCTAGctaagatttatttttgagtcTGTTTAGGGAAAATAAGTACTAACTTAAATTAAACAGTCAATATTAGCTAACTAGCTCACAGTTAGCCTGTTACCATGAACAAATGAAATAGATGCTGCGCTCTAATGGGGTTGTGTTTACCGTGTATATGATAGAAGGCCAAATAAACGCCCTTTTGTTGTGGGATTTACAACCTCATACGTGGAAGTTTTCAGAAAGCTTCGATTTCATGATTTTGTGTCGCCTACACAACTTTACATCTCATAAATACGAGCTTCAAGATGCCCTTCAATGCAGCAATAATACACTGTACATGATGAGTAAGCAAAAATGAGTTAGCTTGTCAGCTGTTGATTTTTTGTCtgctttaataaaaataaagccaattaaataattaattcacaTTATCTAGCCAGCTCCCAAACTTTAACTCTTTTAGCAAAGAACATATGTGGTGTTAAATGAATTCTAATGTGTTACTACGTATAAcgagtgataaaaaaaatgagttaGCGAACGttgatttttttgagaaaacaaataCTAACCCAGGTTTGATGACAGCAGACTGTTAGCTGGTTAGCTCACAGTTAGCCTATTAGCATGCgttaatgaaaaacacatttttttaaagagaaagcAAAACTTGGTTTACTTGCAAGCTAATGTTGATTTTCTTAACAAATGTCAACATCCTCTAACTAAACTAAAAGGTAGCTGACTGGGACACAAACATTAGCGCTCTTAGCAATAAAGTTCACTGGTTTGTTATAGATACATGGTTTAAAAGAACCACTGAAATACTATTTTAACATAATCAGTAAGCAAAAAATGAGTTAGCTtgaaagctaatgttagcatagTAGCTAACATGCAGTTGTACACTGTTgattttctgtgtatttgtaCAAAAGCACATAAGGTGTGGGCGAGAAAACAGTTAGCCCTTCAAGCTATCGTAAACCTTCTGTGTTTCTGCTAATAGAAATTTAATCTTAAAGTCAAAATCAGTTTATCTTCCAactgttggccattttttaaaggagGTTTGAGTGTTTGAGCTCTAAACTCCTGGAATACAAATTGCATTGTGAACAAAATGTTAGTTAGCTTGACAGCAAAAGTTAGCGTAACTTGTCTTAATTTTGATAACAAcacatttaacagttttaagCTAGCTATCTGTTTATTGTCCCTGACCGAACCCAAAGTTATCTTTTGTTCCTCAGTTTTGGTTTTGACTTGTGGGCGTGCAGCAGATTTAACGCGTCGCTAACAGAAGTTTCTGATTGGGTCGCGACACGTCGTCCGTCACACACATTGTCAGAGCAAAAAAGTgtccaagaaaaacaaagaaacgaTAAAAGACAtgcttgtttataaaaatatcTGAGAAGACTGACGGGGCGCTCTGTGTGAGTGGTCAGAGCGCCCCCCGGTGGTGCTGTGCTGTGCGGTGCAGCAGCTGTATTGCGTAGTGATGAGAGGTAACTGAGCTGTGTAGCTTATCTGAGGCTGGACGCCGTCCAGGTTTCCTGCTGGGAGTCCGTTCAGTCAACAGGCTGCCGGATGGTCCTTTCTAACCTACCAGACTTTGTTATCATCGAATTAACAGCCAAATTAACTCGTCCAGTGTGACCACAGCTCTTCACCTTTCTATCGGACCGGTTTTATCTGTTTGTTCACGGAGCTTTCAGATGCATCCCATGGTCTTCCTCCGGGTTTGTGGAGCAGGCGGTGAGGTACGGTGGGCTGTGGGGACCGTCCTTGAGCATCAACGAGGGTTGTAATGTCCAACCACATACGACCACCTGTCACCAAAAGTCCTGTGCTGAGGTCACCTGATGACACCTGAGCAGGTGTGATTCGCTGGAGAAGACCATGAGATACAGTCAAAAGCTCCGGGAACAGTTACGTAAGGGAACCTTTTAGAATATTTGGtgatgatctttttttttagatcaaactgagacatttttaaatgagtttGATGGAAACGTTTCCTGTTTGGGactgttttttaatcatcagaGGAAGCTCCAAATCTTTCTCCCTGAGACTCGGGGAAAAGTACGACCCTGCCCCCCCATAAATGACTCCACGAGAGCTGAAATCCTGAAGCTGAAAAGAGCCTCGGTGGTTTTCCACTCCTGTCATACTGCCGGTTAGTTTATGCACACACTTTAAttttggacacattttaaatgagacacaGAATAAAGGGATTTggatgaaatatcactattttaagaTCAGATTTGGttatgtggggggggggggttgatgGAAGGGTTCGTCCCACATGATGccaaaatgggttttttttcaaagaaagtcaccaaaaattgtgcagaaaaaaaaccagccagtctttcttttaaaaattgccaaaaattagTCAAAGATTTTTcttcaatttgtttgtttgttttgttgttttaaagaaaatatgccttccaaacaCGTTTTCTTGGGCTGGGCATGAAATGACACGAGTCTCTCCCCaaggtttaaaaatgacttgacaTGCTTCCCGCTTTattgcacccccccccccacaaacagtccctaatccTCTGATTTCTATATCTATTATTAATTACACTAGTCATTTACAGATACAGATTATAACCAGCAGTGTGTTTCACTGATTATGGaatattttggaatattttggAGAATTTCCAGTCAATAATCGGCtcctttttattctatttatgtTATGTGACAACAGTCTGTGACTGATTTTATGCTTTTGAGAGCTGTGCtcaagaaaaagcaaaagttattaaatctgaaataataaaCTGATTTAATCAATTTGTGTAAATCAGAAACTGTTCTGATCACAATTATTAATTTCTGGTGATTTTGAAGCCAAGTTGAAAAATTGGTCGTTCCGGCATCTTTATCCTCTTTATCTGCTTTGGTTTGACACTGCTGATCAGAACACATCTGAAGACGTGTCTTCTTACATTTTACAGATGAAATTATTTGTCTACTTATCAACAGACTAATTGGCAATAGTGAGCCTGGTGTCTGCTTTTACAGAGCtgccctttaaccctttgagacctggggGAATTGTCAGCAGCCCTGCAGGAGTTAACTTCCCAAACGTCTGATGAGAGAGATGTTGGATGGACGAGAAACTGTGATCACACCGGATCTTTAACagtcgtgtttttttttctttttgtgcaacTAAACGTTTGAATGCCGGCGCGGCACTTTGAAGAGCGCGCGGGATGATTATTACGACCCCGCCGCTCGGATTGTCTCAAGGCAAATAGGAAGGATTCAAAGTGAAACTGGCACTGAGTAGTTTGGCAAAGTTTCCTCCGACAGACTGTTGTGACGCTGCGTGTGAACCTGTAGGACCCGGAAATATAAAAGTAGAAATCTGTAACAGAAAGCCAACGGAGGCAAACGAGGACCACGCCGCGGCGCCGCGGTGCGCTGCGGTGCGTTGCGGTGGTGTGTATGAGGTTGTTGGAGTGTGTggcatttcttcattttatctCGATCTGTTTGGTTAGTGAAGGTAGATGCGGTTTAAAGCGGAAAAATCTCAGCCTGGACTCTGAGGCCACCTGGCGCCTTTAGGTGCGCCAGGATCGGAGCACCGCCCCCCGACCCCtgccctcccctcccctcccctcgcGGGGTCAGTCGGGCCCCGTGGTGGAGACCGAGGCCTGCGGGCCCTCGCCGTACTGGCCCCCGCCGCCGGCACCGGCCTCGGGCTCCTCCTGGCTGGGGGAGGCGTCGTCGCTGGGCCCCCCCCTGGAGGTGACGGAGGCGGTGGTGGTCTCGGGGGAGGCGCTGTGGGCCTCCTGGGGGGCGCAGCCCGGGTGGTTCTTGCGGAAGTGCTGGTTGAGGATGGCCTGGAAGGGGAAACTCTTGCCGCAGACGTGGCAGTGGAAGGGCTTGTTGCCCGTGTGCTTGCGGATGTGGTACTCCAGCTGGTCCTTTCGGGTGTACTTCTTCCCGCAGATGCGGCACACGAACGGCGTGATGCCCATGTGCAGGCGCATGTGGCGGTCCAGGCTGCCCTTCTGGTTGAAGGACTTGCAGCAGTAGATGCAGGTGAGCCGGGGATTGTAGCGGAACCAGCGGTCGCCCACCTGCTCCCTCAGGTAGTCCTCGTAGCCGCCCATATCAAACGCTGCGTGCTCCTCCCCCTGACGGATGAGACCAAACGTTAACACAGAACCAGAAACGGCGCCACGGTCGATAACCTGCGGAGGGACGAGCCGAGGGTTCGGCTGGTTCCTCGTGACGTCCTAGGACCCTCCAGGAGGTTCTACTGTAAACTCGGATTATCTTAAGGTTCGTCcaaagtacagatactcaactttctttgcttgggggccacttttgcaaaacaacagaaggccaggggccccACACAACATCTTCATACATGgttctaggatttcagcacatttctaggattttcacaACGATTCtcaattttaggatgtttctgggattttagtacatttctttgaattctttttctttttggttttcttttttttattaaatttccaGGATTacaggatatttctaggattttagaatttttttttaagattttgggatatttcagagatttaaggatgtttctaggattttaggacataagggtcttagccaggacctctgtcggggggtgtgggggctctgtttttatgctttttttatgcactccgGCACCTTATGGAtgctaaaaggacaaaaacaattcccagtgtcaatcactttatttttatcatcaattagaaaatgttttgggggccacCCAGGACGCAATCAGGCCAGATTTGAGTTgaggccataagttgagtatcgctgTCCACAGACCACCACAGATTCTCTGAGGTTTTTGGGGTCATATAAGCTGACGTGGACGTGGTTCCTCACTCTGAGAAGCTGAAGGTGCATGTTGGAGTTGTTCTGTTTTCACAGATCTGAAGGTTATTTCGAACCCTGCGGGCTGTCGGAGTCCTCTGAGGTTTCACTGATCATTAAAAGGATAGTTTGGATATTTTAGGCCGTTTACTTCGCGGGAACACCTCGCTGTTCTGTAAAACAACCACAGCAACATGGGGATTGAGCGGCTTCCTGTCAGCGTGTCCGAGGTTACCTGAGAGCTCGGCTGTCGCAGCTCGTCAGCCCTGCTGGGAGACTCGCTCTTCGCCCTCTGACGCTCCGCCAGGACGACCACGCTGCCGGTGGGACTGAACctgacacatgaacacatgaacacatgaacCATCAGGTGAACGACTCGGTCAGGACAGTGCTCTGTGGCGCCgtgactcacctgtctgtctcgcTGAAGCTGGACGATGGCTGGGCGCTCCGGGTCGCCAGCGCTCCCACCGGCCCCGACACCAGCGTGCTGCGTCCCGACGTGTCAATCATCACGGTGGTCCCCTCCTCCACCGCCGCCCCCTCCTCCTGGTGCTCCCCCGCTCCGATCCACTCCTCCATCCTCTCCGTCTTGATCCTGACCCGCTCCATGCCGCCGCCGTCCTCTGCGCTGCCGCTGCGCTCCGGCTCGCTGCTTGTCTCCACGTACCACTGACCCGCCCGGTTGATGCGGAGGATGGgctctctgcctgctctgcctgagGCGACTCCGGGCCCCTCCAGCCCGCTGTGCTCCACGGTCGGTGGCGGGCTGAGCGGCTCCTCGGCGGGGCTGACTGCCTCGCACGCCTCGGCGCCTCCTCGCACTCCGAGCAGCCGCAGGCCGGCGTGATGACCGCTCGCTCTCACCACAGCCTCCAGGGTCCTGCCGCCACGGGAGCCGCGCGCCATTTCGTCATCCCGCGGCTCCTCGTCAAGGTCGGCCAGGCTGATCTTCAGGTGGATGCCCTCCAGGATCTGCGTGCAGCGGTCAATGATGTGCTGCATCTGCAGGAAGCTGGCGGCTGTCAGGTAGCTGATGATGTCGGCGAGCTGCAGGCAGAGGCGGCCCGTGTAGCAGAAGGACAGCAGCTGCTCGAACACCGACGGGTTGCGGATCACCGTCAGAGACACGGTGCTCATCTGGCCCAGAGACATGTGGTCCCGGAAGTACGGTGAGCTGGCCGCAAGGACCACCTTGTGCGCTCGGAAGCTCTGACCCTGC
Proteins encoded in this region:
- the zbtb37 gene encoding zinc finger and BTB domain-containing protein 37 — translated: MERSGSIQLDIPDFSNSVLSHLNQLRVQGRLCDIVVNVQGQSFRAHKVVLAASSPYFRDHMSLGQMSTVSLTVIRNPSVFEQLLSFCYTGRLCLQLADIISYLTAASFLQMQHIIDRCTQILEGIHLKISLADLDEEPRDDEMARGSRGGRTLEAVVRASGHHAGLRLLGVRGGAEACEAVSPAEEPLSPPPTVEHSGLEGPGVASGRAGREPILRINRAGQWYVETSSEPERSGSAEDGGGMERVRIKTERMEEWIGAGEHQEEGAAVEEGTTVMIDTSGRSTLVSGPVGALATRSAQPSSSFSETDRFSPTGSVVVLAERQRAKSESPSRADELRQPSSQGEEHAAFDMGGYEDYLREQVGDRWFRYNPRLTCIYCCKSFNQKGSLDRHMRLHMGITPFVCRICGKKYTRKDQLEYHIRKHTGNKPFHCHVCGKSFPFQAILNQHFRKNHPGCAPQEAHSASPETTTASVTSRGGPSDDASPSQEEPEAGAGGGGQYGEGPQASVSTTGPD